A single region of the Drosophila takahashii strain IR98-3 E-12201 chromosome 2R, DtakHiC1v2, whole genome shotgun sequence genome encodes:
- the LOC108060652 gene encoding lipase 3 yields the protein MLLVQLIAVLLSLGLAVALPADAGRASSVTTVTIARGHGYEIEEHEVQTSDGYLLTMHRIPYSKNTGYDGPRPVVFLMHGLLCSSSDWVLAGPHSGLAYLLSEEGYDVWMGNARGNTYSKKHATKSPLLQPFWNFEWHDIGIYDLPAMIDYVLYRTGQPTVTYVGHSQGTTSFFVLNTMIPRFKSRISSAHLLAPVAWMENMESPLATVGGPLLGQPNAFVELFGSAEFLPNTQLMNLFGALVCKDEAFTQALCTNTLFLLGGWNSPYINETMLPEIMATTPAGCSVNQIFHYLQEYNSGYFRQFDYGSTRNKKEYSSKTPPDYDVEGIEVPTYLYYSDNDYFASLIDVDRLRYTMNPSALKSAYRLPEEKWNHIDFLWGLNVKEILYDRVIADINNA from the exons ATGCTGCTGGTTCAATTAATTGCGGTTCTTTTAAGTCTGGGCCTGGCCGTTGCCCTGCCTGCGGATGCGGGGCGAGCCAGCTCGGTGACCACG GTCACCATCGCCAGAGGACACGGCTATGAGATCGAGGAGCACGAGGTTCAGACCTCCGATGGCTATCTCCTGACCATGCACCGCATACCGTACTCCAAAAACACTGGTTACGATGGCCCACGTCCGGTCGTCTTTCTCATGCACGGACTGCTGTGCTCCTCATCGGATTGGGTCCTGGCTGGACCCCACAGTGGGTTGGCTTATTTGTTGTCCGAAGAGGGCTATGATGTGTGGATGGGTAATGCCAGAGGAAATACCTACTCCAAGAAGCACGCCACCAAATCGCCGCTGCTGCAACCGTTCTGGAACTTCGAGTGGCACGACATAGGGATCTACGATCTGCCCGCCATGATAGACTACGTCCTTTACCGCACGGGACAGCCTACAGTGACTTATGTCGGTCACTCTCAGGGGACCACCTCGTTCTTCGTTCTCAACACGATGATTCCGCGCTTCAAGAGCCGCATTAGTTCGGCCCATTTGTTGGCTCCTGTGGCCTGGATGGAGAACATGGAGAGTCCCTTGGCCACGGTTGGCGGTCCCTTGCTGGGTCAGCCCAATGCCTTCGTGGAGCTCTTCGGCAGCGCCGAGTTCCTGCCGAACACGCAGCTTATGAACCTTTTCGGAGCCCTTGTCTGCAAAGATGAGGCATTCACTCAAGCCCTGTGCACCAACACCCTGTTCCTCCTGGGCGGCTGGAACTCGCCGTATATTAACGAAACCATGTTGCCCGAAATTATGGCCACCACACCGGCTGGCTGTTCGGTCAACCAGATCTTCCACTACCTGCAGGAGTACAATTCCGGCTACTTCCGGCAATTCGACTACGGGTCGACGCGCAACAAGAAGGAGTACAGCAGCAAGACCCCGCCGGACTACGATGTGGAGGGCATCGAGGTGCCCACCTATCTGTATTACAGCGACAACGACTACTTCGCCAGTCTGATCGACGTGGATCGCCTGCGGTACACCATGAATCCGAGTGCCCTCAAAAGTGCATACCGGCTGCCCGAGGAAAAGTGGAACCACATCGACTTCCTGTGGGGACTCAATGTCAAGGAAATTCTTTATGATCGCGTCATTGCCGACATAAATAATGCATAA
- the Ir51b gene encoding uncharacterized protein Ir51b, with amino-acid sequence MFKVLTILFLFLVSQPTRGAYNVSLLKSILSCISTREQWINTPIFVGHNTKREDLNDLIIWLHQTMGVTSLMMNAFLQPERLKPLGHFRMTRNNAIGLFFCHGRQDVVWFTLDRSLQKLRRIRLIIMLRSQRSGSHKAIQSIFNTLWQFQFLNVLVLHKDHIYSYTPYPVVRFFKLDIHSNPLFPPAARNFQGYVVSTPAENDIPRVFHVQEPGTGRKTVRGYAYRAFVEYLNHHNASLHLTNPDQSLDPTTSVNMSGILQLIMDGQLEISMHPYVSTPQRTVKSYPLGIYRNCLIVPVRNEIPRHMYLLRPFHLYSWYILSFAVVYITGILYLMSPKPGTSWPQRLGLNFLDAVSKILFISSPVVTYRPSWRYYMVFLQLSVLGFITTSWYNIELDSFFTTMVVGEQVNSVEQLIQQQQKVLSKEYEISTILRHVEPRLVDKVSRLLVGVNASEQVSALLSFNRSYAYPFTEERWQFFAMQQQYAFKPIFRFSTACLGSPHIGYPMRIDSHLESTLNMFIMRIQDAGLLQHWLVSDFNDAMRAGYVRFLDNVLGYQPIDVNTLRLGWCVLGIGWLLSALVFAVERWHLYPWRLSA; translated from the coding sequence ATGTTCAAAGTGCTAACAATTCTCTTCCTGTTTCTAGTATCACAGCCAACAAGAGGTGCTTACAATGTGTCATTGTTGAAATCTATTCTAAGCTGCATCTCTACTCGGGAGCAGTGGATAAATACCCCAATCTTCGTGGGACACAATACGAAAAGGGAGGATCTAAATGACCTGATTATTTGGCTTCACCAAACAATGGGAGTTACTAGCCTAATGATGAACGCATTTCTCCAACCAGAAAGGCTCAAGCCCCTTGGCCACTTTAGAATGACTAGAAACAATGCCATCGGTTTATTCTTTTGTCATGGTAGACAAGATGTTGTGTGGTTTACTCTGGATAGAAGTCTACAAAAATTGCGTCGCATTCGTCTGATCATCATGCTGCGTTCCCAAAGAAGTGGTTCCCACAAGGCTATTCAATCCATATTCAACACTCTCTGGCAGTTTCAATTCCTCAACGTTCTCGTCCTGCACAAAGATCACATTTACTCCTACACTCCGTATCCTGTGGTGCGTTTTTTCAAGTTGGATATTCATTCGAATCCGCTTTTTCCACCTGCAGCGAGGAATTTCCAGGGATATGTGGTGTCCACTCCAGCGGAGAATGATATTccaagagtatttcatgtcCAGGAACCTGGCACTGGGCGGAAGACGGTGCGGGGATATGCCTATCGCGCGTTTGTGGAGTATCTGAATCATCATAACGCCTCGCTACACCTCACAAATCCCGACCAGAGTCTTGACCCTACGACTAGTGTGAATATGAGCGGCATTTTGCAGTTAATAATGGACGGACAACTGGAGATCTCCATGCACCCGTACGTAAGCACACCGCAGAGGACAGTCAAGAGTTACCCCTTGGGAATATACAGAAATTGCCTGATTGTGCCAGTGCGAAATGAGATCCCCAGACATATGTACCTCCTGCGACCATTCCATTTGTACAGCTGGTATATTCTGTCGTTCGCAGTTGTATACATCACGGGAATTCTCTATTTGATGAGTCCAAAACCAGGTACTTCCTGGCCCCAGCGCTTGGGTTTGAACTTTCTGGATGCCGTAAGCAAGATCCTCTTCATCAGCTCACCCGTAGTAACTTACAGACCATCGTGGCGCTACTACATGGTTTTCCTACAACTTTCTGTCCTTGGATTCATTACCACAAGTTGGTACAACATTGAGTTGGACAGCTTTTTCACAACCATGGTCGTGGGCGAGCAAGTGAATAGCGTGGAACAGCTcatccagcagcaacaaaaggtTCTGTCCAAGGAGTATGAAATTAGCACTATTCTGCGCCATGTTGAACCTCGTTTGGTGGACAAAGTGAGTCGGCTTTTGGTGGGGGTAAATGCCAGTGAACAGGTGTCCGCCCTGCTCAGTTTCAATCGCAGCTACGCCTACCCTTTCACCGAAGAACGCTGGCAGTTCTTTGCCATGCAACAGCAGTATGCCTTTAAGCCGATATTTCGCTTCTCAACCGCTTGCCTGGGATCCCCACACATCGGTTATCCAATGCGCATAGACAGCCATTTGGAGTCGACCCTCAACATGTTCATTATGAGGATTCAGGATGCTGGTCTGCTGCAGCACTGGCTGGTCTCCGACTTCAATGATGCCATGCGCGCTGGATATGTGAGATTTCTGGACAATGTCCTGGGCTATCAACCTATTGATGTGAATACTTTGCGACTGGGCTGGTGTGTTTTGGGAATTGGTTGGTTGCTGTCTGCCCTGGTTTTCGCTGTCGAGCGCTGGCATCTTTACCCCTGGCGTCTTTCTGCCTAa
- the LOC108060647 gene encoding uncharacterized protein, whose amino-acid sequence MRITVVILLLLSTRAQLQLIRGGHNMTLVKSVLTALRGRENWKNTPIFLGANTNSYDLNGLMIWLQLTMEVTCHTVDTAIPAHKQHPLGYYNINADNSVSLLFCQSTQELIWFNADKGLRRLHSIRLIVVLPTKRSASYNAIMGIFRRLWHFQFINVLVLHRDQIYSYTPYPVIRFFKLDLQSDPLFPPSTTDFQGYVVSTPVENDVPRVFFVRDQKTGSKQIRGFGYRTFVEYLHRHNASLHVSNPQQDHATNSSVNMGRMMQHIMDGQLEISLHPYVDVPETMGDHSYPLLVATNCLIVPVRNEISRHMYLLLPLNQWSWILLLGSVIYISGVLYWIQPGLDHRSWDQRIGFNILDSISRIIYICSPSRVYRPSLRYILVSLQLTVLGFVVTNLYSIQLSSFFTTLVVGEQVDSMEQLIQQQQKVLVKHYEVSTLLRHVEPHLVDGVARLLVGVNASEQVSALLGFNRSYAYPFTLERWEFFSLQQQYAFKPIFRFSSACLGSPIIGYPMRSNCHLQSSLNIFIMRIQAAGLLQHWFVSDFNDAMRAGYVRLLDNVLGFHSLDIDSLRLGWATLGCGWLLSAIIFLCERWRFYHRH is encoded by the coding sequence ATGCGCATAACTGTTGTAATCCTCTTGCTGCTTTCTACCCGCGCCCAGTTGCAACTCATCCGAGGAGGTCACAATATGACTTTGGTGAAATCCGTGCTGACAGCCCTTCGCGGCAGggagaattggaaaaataccCCCATTTTTTTGGGGGCCAACACGAATTCATATGACCTGAATGGCCTGATGATTTGGCTTCAACTGACAATGGAGGTAACTTGCCACACGGTAGATACAGCTATTCCAGCCCACAAGCAACATCCTCTGGGTTACTATAATATAAATGCGGACAATTCGGTCAGCTTGTTATTTTGCCAAAGCACCCAGGAATTGATTTGGTTCAATGCGGACAAGGGTCTTCGAAGACTACATAGTATTCGTCTAATTGTCGTTTTACCCACCAAACGAAGTGCATCTTACAACGCCATAATGGGCATATTCAGGAGACTATGGCACTTTCAGTTCATCAATGTTCTTGTTCTTCACAGGGATCAGATTTACTCGTACACTCCATATCCGGTAATTCGATTCTTTAAGCTGGATCTTCAATCCGATCCGCTTTTTCCGCCAAGTACAACTGATTTCCAGGGCTATGTGGTATCCACACCAGTGGAGAATGATGTTCCTCGTGTCTTCTTTGTGCGGGATCAGAAGACTGGAAGCAAGCAGATAAGAGGATTTGGATATCGCACATTCGTGGAGTATCTGCATCGTCACAATGCCTCGTTGCATGTGAGTAACCCCCAGCAGGACCATGCGACCAATAGTAGTGTGAATATGGGACGGATGATGCAGCACATAATGGATGGCCAGCTGGAGATATCATTGCATCCTTATGTGGACGTGCCGGAGACAATGGGCGATCACAGCTATCCGTTGCTAGTGGCCACCAATTGCCTAATAGTCCCTGTTCGAAATGAAATATCCCGTCACATGTATCTGCTGCTGCCCCTCAACCAGTGGAGCTGGATTCTTCTGCTCGGATCTGTAATCTACATTAGCGGAGTACTCTACTGGATTCAACCTGGACTGGATCATCGCAGCTGGGATCAGCGGATTGGATTTAACATCCTGGATAGCATCAGccgaataatatatatttgctCTCCCTCGAGGGTTTACCGCCCATCACTGAGGTATATTCTGGTTTCATTGCAGCTCACTGTTTTGGGATTTGTGGTCACCAACCTGTATAGCATTCAGTTGAGCAGTTTTTTCACCACTTTGGTGGTGGGTGAGCAGGTGGATAGCATGGAGCAGCTtatccagcaacaacaaaaagttcTGGTCAAACATTACGAAGTCAGTACTCTCCTGCGGCATGTGGAACCCCATTTGGTTGACGGAGTAGCCCGACTTTTGGTGGGCGTAAATGCCAGTGAACAGGTGTCCGCTCTGCTAGGATTCAATCGCAGCTACGCCTACCCCTTCACCCTTGAAAGATGGGAGTTTTTCTCTCTCCAACAGCAATATGCCTTCAAGCCGATCTTTCGCTTCTCATCGGCATGCCTGGGATCCCCGATTATTGGTTATCCGATGCGGAGTAACTGTCACCTGCAATCGTCTCTCAACATATTCATCATGCGGATCCAGGCGGCAGGACTCCTGCAGCACTGGTTCGTCTCCGATTTCAACGATGCCATGCGCGCTGGATACGTTAGACTCCTGGACAACGTCCTGGGATTTCATTCCCTGGATATCGATTCCTTGCGCCTGGGTTGGGCAACCCTTGGATGTGGATGGCTATTGTCCGCTATAATTTTCCTTTGCGAACGCTGGCGGTTTTACCATCGGCACTAA
- the row gene encoding uncharacterized protein row: MTRVTRSEISLDMEFWVEELSPAQLAYYEKITNEHNAVKGALKSAVSANEGKELFSGQVFQAYSFKGKVLQELKEATLPKKPPKAADPPPTPTAPASGTGRGRGRPPRQPSNIAYLESSDEGDDDVPLAKRLALSAGKKAVAVANAASSPKPGKKAGAAAAAASSSGKSSPVPKGSGKSPKESKPDIESPPKNYRPAEVNSVGGLVVGSTDESKDSKDGKDGKDNKMQGKTYPSLVVLAKPFLKIKDMAATRSKLDSKVKLVLMLTPNKFCEWLLQEGLLRAQQHCINHRNNELKLGIYSDVTKFPYTGGYVWISDCCPYRFVSVFNNSIFEGAQHPPTFLLKLIYHWACQTSIQNVVQWVKVDSVYIKGIYTWLRAICTLAVHQKCKKLGGPGKFVEVGVISLGTTSQDGSQRQVKVEVLGVYDYAEKSIRLRAVEPITDGDRNYKKRFQAILEPLSRWVHKDSTICIDLTVDKITLFSMGFKNIVQAAATDNTAKHNNSAVMEYLRRIVPRMFQNTLSLLSRQMIQQFLDELVWRESFGTYALQAFNNIIIHIAEQTRVTTNETITQRLYQVATNPFKDWSVLPANYKETPANAAPKRLKKPINDADYVVSNKVPKKEKDREKDVIPTGPKRGRPPNSLNTPPPQVPVKKGPGRPPGSTNQPKGDKASTSKAGPASSKALSKSLAAKALAIKTPGKKPREKDVKVSLVIKKEDEDLRGLEELYYGISDGTDEYYEIFPFSTPRTAHNNLAKTVECPICLNGDSFDSNEKLQTHLVSHISPEGKQHQFQCLFCLEKHPTESVLAKHNQIMHPTETKTEGSPSYYCLICQQRHNSLHLLTAHLQKAHSTLELPYWCHSCGYRSSSHRDLVRHFYDDHKHQNFLQCPYCLDIFYFSKRGVVNQLRIEHYFLHLDEHINKRDPSLRCQKCSLTFLEKGDLKQHAVQHHVSMIKTNKPVRLLLNNSLLIPPPKIRTHHREQPPFSTYKRPVFFAFLEGKTCAECNTDYASEETHYTGWLHCVKCNYQTCCERAQFRHGVDCNGNFVDAMEVNMPQEMHCICGFATGNGNKMAQHLANCGLSTCYPSLEAASENAVKRNMLDMLGLVRRDGETSGEGAEISEAADDVADQSSDLLPPQEDHQLQQQQHHHEVEHQQQMQSEPQAELQQEYLSAPVEHEPVQNLPVHQSMPVQQSGPIQFGEMEAAPVMLDPQVQQVQATPDYAQVSVVQQHQQQQQPYGLSNYGQSSLATDIDMPLIGELSEPNAPPTPQFLGEVHTPMFDAVAAAEQQHYHAQHHHHPQ; the protein is encoded by the exons ATGACGCGCGTAACGAGAAGTGAAATCTCCCTGGACATGGAGTTCTGGGTGGAGGAGCTGTCGCCGGCTCAGTTGGCGTACTACGAGAAGATCACCAACGAGCACAACGCGGTGAAGGGTGCTCTCAAGAGCGCCGTGAGCGCCAACGAGGGCAAGGAGCTCTTCAGCGGCCAGGTCTTCCAGGCGTACTCCTTCAAGGGCAAGGTGCTGCAGGAGCTCAAGGAGGCCACGCTGCCCAAGAAGCCTCCCAAGGCAGCGGATCCCCCGCCCACGCCCACTGCGCCGGCCAGTGGAACGGGGCGTGGTCGTGGCCGACCGCCCAGGCAGCCCTCCAACATCGCCTACCTGGAGTCCTCCGACGAGGGCGACGACGATGTGCCGCTGGCCAAGCGACTGGCCCTGTCGGCGGGCAAGAAGGCGGTGGCCGTGGCCAATGCCGCATCCTCTCCAAAGCCCGGCAAGAAGGCAGGTGCAGCGGCTGCTgcagcctcctcctccggcaAGTCATCACCCGTGCCCAAGGGCAGCGGCAAATCGCCCAAGGAATCCAAACCGGACATCGAGTCGCCGCCCAAGAACTACCGACCCGCCGAGGTTAATTCGGTGGGCGGTCTGGTGGTGGGCAGCACCGACGAGAGCAAGGACAGCAAGGACGGCAAGGATGGCAAGGACAACAAAATGCAGGGCAAGACCTATCCATCGCTGGTGGTGCTGGCCAAGCCGTTCCTGAAGATCAAGGACATGGCTGCCACACGCAGCAAGCTGGACTCCAAGGTCAAACTGGTGCTCATGCTGACGCCCAACAAGTTCTGCGAGTGGCTGCTCCAGGAGGGACTGCTCCGCGCTCAGCAGCACTGCATTAACCACCGCAACAACGAACTGAAGCTGG GCATTTATTCGGATGTAACCAAGTTCCCCTACACTGGTGGCTATGTGTGGATCAGCGATTGCTGCCCCTATCGCTTCGTGTCCGTATTCAACAATTCCATTTTCGAGGGAGCCCAGCACCCGCCCACATTCCTGCTGAAGCTGATCTACCACTGGGCCTGCCAGACCAGCATTCAGAATGTGGTGCAGTGGGTCAAGGTGGACAGTGTGTACATCAAGGGCATCTACACCTGGCTAAGAGCCATTTGCACCTTGGCAGTGCATCAGAAGTGCAAGAAGTTGGGCGGTCCCGGCAAGTTTGTCGAG GTGGGCGTAATTTCCCTGGGAACCACCTCACAGGACGGCTCCCAGCGGCAGGTCAAAGTGGAGGTTCTTGGCGTCTATGACTACGCGGAGAAATCCATTCGCCTGCGGGCAGTGGAGCCAATCACCGATGGCGATCGCAACTACAAGAAGCGTTTCCAGGCCATTCTGGAGCCCCTGTCGCGCTGGGTGCACAAGGACAGCACCATTTGCATTGATCTGACCGTGGACAAGATCACGCTCTTCAGCATGGGCTTCAAGAATATCGTTCAGGCAGCAGCCACCGACAACACGGCCAAGCACAACAACTCAGCGGTAATGGAGTACTTGCGACGGATTGTGCCGCGCATGTTCCAGAACACCCTGTCGCTGCTCTCTCGCCAGATGATCCAGCAGTTCCTCGACGAGCTGGTCTGGCGGGAATCATTCGGCACATATGCCTTGCAGGCATTCAACAATATTATCATACATATCGCCGAGCAGACGAGGGTTACCACCAATGAAACCATCACCCAGCGCCTGTAtcag GTCGCCACCAATCCGTTCAAGGACTGGAGTGTCCTGCCCGCCAACTACAAGGAGACCCCGGCCAATGCGGCTCCCAAGCGCCTTAAGAAAC CAATCAACGATGCCGACTACGTTGTCTCCAACAAGGTTCCAAAGAAGGAAAAGGATCGCGAGAAGGATGTAATTCCCACTGGACCGAAGCGTGGCCGTCCACCAAACTCGTTGAACACTCCACCGCCCCAGGTGCCAGTTAAGAAGGGTCCAGGTCGTCCACCTGGCAGTACCAACCAGCCGAAAGGAGACAAAGCTTCGACCTCCAAGGCCGGACCTGCATCATCAAAGGCACTGTCCAAATCACTGGCAGCCAAGGCACTTGCCATTAAGACTCCTGGTAAAAAACCGAGGGAAAAGGATGTGAAGGTCTCGCTGGTCATTAAGAAGGAGGATGAGGATCTTAGGGGTCTGGAGGAGCTCTACTACGGCATTAGCGATGGCACGGACGAGTACTATGAGATCTTTCCATTCAGCACGCCCCGAACCGCTCACAACAATCTGGCCAAGACGGTGGAGTGTCCAATATGCCTGAACGGCGACTCCTTCGATTCCAATGAGAAACTGCAGACCCACTTGGTGTCGCACATCTCGCCCGAGGGCAAGCAGCATCAGTTCCAGTGCCTCTTCTGCCTGGAAAAGCACCCCACCGAATCGGTTCTGGCCAAGCACAATCAGATCATGCATCCAACCGAGACGAAGACCGAGGGCTCTCCCTCGTACTACTGCCTGATCTGCCAGCAGCGTCACAATTCCCTGCACCTGCTGACGGCCCATCTGCAGAAGGCGCACAGCACGCTGGAGCTGCCCTATTGGTGCCACTCCTGCGGCTATCGTTCGTCATCACACCGCGATTTGGTCAGGCATTTCTATGACGACCACAAGCACCAGAACTTCCTGCAGTGTCCTTATTGCTTGGAT ATATTCTACTTCTCAAAGCGCGGCGTTGTCAATCAGCTGCGCATCGAACACTATTTCCTGCATTTGGACGAGCACATCAACAAGCGAGATCCCTCGCTGCGCTGCCAGAAGTGCTCGCTTACCTTCCTCGAGAAGGGTGATCTTAAGCAGCACGCGGTGCAACATCATGTCAGCATGATCAAGACCAACAAACCGGTGCGTCTCCTGCTCAACAATTCGCTGTTGATTCCGCCGCCAAAGATTCGCACCCATCACCGCGAGCAGCCGCCCTTCTCCACCTACAAGCGCCCAGTATTCTTTGCCTTCCTGGAGGGCAAGACTTGCGCCGAGTGCAACACGGATTACGCCAGCGAGGAGACGCATTACAC cgGTTGGCTGCACTGCGTCAAGTGCAATTATCAGACCTGTTGCGAGCGAGCTCAATTCCGTCATGGTGTCGATTGTAATGGAAACTTTGTGGATGCCATGGAGGTGAATATGCCGCAAGAGATGCACTGCATCTGCGGTTTTGCTACCGGCAACGGCAACAAGATGGCTCAGCACTTGGCCAACTGTGGCCTGAGCACCTGCTATCCCAGCTTGGAGGCGGCCAGCGAGAATGCCGTGAAGCGCAATATGCTAGACATGTTGGGCCTGGTTCGACGCGATGGCGAAACCTCGGGTGAGGGTGCCGAGATCAGCGAGGCTGCCGACGATGTTGCGGACCAGAGCAGCGACCTGTTGCCACCGCAGGAAGATCAtcagttgcagcagcagcagcatcatcatGAAGTGGAGCACCAGCAGCAAATGCAGAGTGAGCCTCAAGCTGAGCTGCAGCAGGAATACCTGTCGGCGCCAGTGGAGCATGAACCCGTGCAGAATCTGCCAGTTCATCAGAGCATGCCAGTGCAGCAGAGTGGGCCCATACAGTTTGGGGAAATGGAGGCTGCTCCCGTAATGCTGGATCCCCAGGTGCAGCAGGTGCAGGCCACGCCGGATTACGCACAAGTGTCGGTGgtgcagcagcaccagcagcagcagcagccctaCGGACTGAGCAACTACGGCCAGAGCTCCCTGGCCACGGATATCGACATGCCGCTGATTGGAGAGCTCTCTGAGCCAAATGCTCCGCCGACGCCCCAGTTCCTGGGCGAGGTGCACACGCCCATGTTCGATGCAGTGGCCGCCGCCGAGCAGCAGCACTATCACGCCCAGCACCATCACCACCCGCAATGA